Proteins co-encoded in one Dendropsophus ebraccatus isolate aDenEbr1 chromosome 9, aDenEbr1.pat, whole genome shotgun sequence genomic window:
- the LOC138801822 gene encoding oncomodulin-like, with translation MYKNTYYTENTGSRYKMTSYLSECNIDAALSECKEPGTFKAMKFFRTSEISKLAPAQVKEIFKLLDSNGDESLDKEDVAVFLQKFQSTARSLTDQEICGFFAEGDPNNDGKIGVNEFQDMVLKSAKE, from the exons ATGTACAAAAACACTTACTACACTGAGAACACAGGTAGCAG ATACAAGATGACTTCCTATCTCAGTGAATGCAATATCGATGCCGCTCTGAGTGAGTGTAAAG AACCTGGAACCTTTAAGGCAATGAAATTCTTCCGAACCTCTGAAATAAGTAAACTGGCACCTGCACAAGTAAAAGAAATCTTTAAATTACTGGATAGTAATGGAGATGAAAGTTTGGATAAAGAGGATGTTGC TGTTTTCCTTCAAAAATTCCAGTCAACCGCCAGATCCTTAACAGATCAGGAAATATGCGGTTTCTTTGCTGAAGGTGATCCCAATAATGATGGCAAAATTGGAGTCAATG AATTCCAAGACATGGTTCTGAAGTCAGCAAAGGAATAA